A part of Pectobacterium cacticida genomic DNA contains:
- the mgtE gene encoding magnesium transporter, with protein sequence MTSSVKKLTDLRRRIALLLLENKALVAGIINQQSRAVDRDDTISHHKIDQREKNRLLDQTAEISELIAGLHAADLADLLESLPQDERLALWRLIPNAERGRVLVEASDSISDDLIEDMRDKEILRAVRVLDVDEQAQLSRHIPRHLLGRILTSLEPKQRAQLRAAINYDEDCLGHMMDFKLITVRGDVTLAAVQRYLRYRKTIPESTDKLFVTDRKNTLLGELSLANILLHPPSTQVDEVMDAQPLKFQPEDNVEDAAGAFERYNLISSAVVDSKGKLMGRLTIEDILDVVNRKSDNNLRRSGGLTPSEDVYAPVYKSFRNRWAWLAVNLCTALIASRVIGLFENTLSHLVALATLMPIVAGIGGNTGNQTITMIVRALALHQLEHGKKSYLLLKELGVALVNGVIWGTIMGGITYLLYGSAAMGGVMMLAILLNLLLAALMGVAIPLIMMKLGRDPAIGSSVMITAITDTGGFFIFLGLATLFLLP encoded by the coding sequence ATGACGTCGAGTGTAAAGAAACTGACTGACCTCCGCCGCCGCATTGCCCTTTTATTGTTGGAAAACAAAGCATTGGTTGCCGGTATTATTAACCAGCAATCACGCGCAGTAGATCGCGATGACACAATATCGCATCACAAAATAGATCAGCGTGAAAAAAACAGGCTGCTCGACCAGACCGCAGAAATTAGTGAACTCATCGCGGGGCTACATGCCGCCGATCTTGCCGATCTGCTAGAATCGCTACCACAAGATGAACGCCTGGCGCTCTGGCGACTGATTCCTAATGCGGAACGCGGGCGTGTACTGGTTGAAGCCTCTGATAGCATCTCCGACGATTTGATCGAGGATATGCGGGATAAGGAAATCCTAAGAGCCGTACGGGTACTGGACGTCGATGAACAAGCTCAGCTTTCTCGCCATATTCCCCGTCACCTGTTAGGCCGCATACTCACCTCACTGGAACCGAAACAGCGGGCGCAACTGCGTGCCGCCATCAATTATGATGAAGATTGCCTCGGCCACATGATGGATTTCAAACTCATCACCGTGCGCGGCGATGTTACGCTGGCGGCCGTGCAACGCTATCTGCGCTACCGCAAAACGATTCCCGAATCAACCGACAAGCTGTTCGTTACCGATCGCAAAAATACGCTGCTCGGCGAATTGTCGCTGGCCAATATTCTGCTCCATCCGCCTTCGACTCAGGTGGATGAGGTCATGGATGCTCAGCCGCTGAAATTTCAGCCTGAAGATAACGTTGAAGACGCCGCTGGCGCTTTTGAGCGTTATAACCTCATCTCTAGCGCCGTGGTCGACAGCAAAGGAAAACTCATGGGACGCCTGACAATCGAGGATATTCTGGATGTCGTTAATCGGAAAAGTGACAATAATCTGCGGCGATCGGGGGGGTTAACGCCTTCTGAAGACGTTTATGCGCCCGTGTATAAATCCTTCCGCAATCGCTGGGCATGGTTGGCTGTCAATCTTTGTACTGCGCTTATCGCTTCACGTGTGATCGGTCTGTTTGAAAATACCTTATCCCATCTCGTCGCGCTGGCGACGCTGATGCCGATTGTCGCTGGTATCGGGGGAAATACCGGTAATCAGACAATCACCATGATCGTTCGCGCGCTGGCGTTGCATCAGCTCGAACATGGAAAAAAATCGTACCTATTACTCAAAGAACTCGGCGTAGCGCTGGTCAATGGGGTGATATGGGGCACGATTATGGGGGGGATTACCTACTTACTGTACGGCAGCGCTGCCATGGGGGGCGTCATGATGTTGGCGATCCTGCTGAATTTACTGCTAGCGGCCCTAATGGGCGTAGCTATCCCGCTGATTATGATGAAGTTGGGCCGCGATCCTGCGATTGGTTCCAGCGTAATGATCACCGCCATTACCGATACGGGCGGCTTCTTTATCTTCCTGGGGCTGGCAACGCTGTTTCTGTTACCGTGA
- a CDS encoding YrbL family protein, with the protein MTIINLDRSLLISQGRHRACYYHPLMQDKCIKVHLNGERDRETIRELKYYQRIANEVFTIPIVSRYHGTVETNMGRGYIFDLIKDYTGDVSKTLEYYIIDNHRYEKYKMGIGLAWRHMTQWAKQYAIVTMTLKPYNIMYRLHHDDEGELIIIDNLGCANLFPLVYYSKYFARCQLSRRFVDFERLLCERYGLKIFPALPPGITR; encoded by the coding sequence ATGACTATAATTAACTTGGACCGTTCGCTGTTAATCTCGCAAGGGCGCCATCGAGCTTGTTACTACCATCCGCTGATGCAAGATAAGTGCATCAAAGTGCATTTGAACGGTGAAAGAGATCGTGAAACCATTCGAGAATTAAAATATTATCAGCGCATAGCAAATGAAGTATTTACTATTCCCATTGTGTCCCGCTACCACGGCACGGTTGAAACCAATATGGGTAGAGGGTATATCTTTGATCTTATAAAAGATTATACGGGGGACGTTTCCAAAACATTGGAATACTATATTATCGACAATCATCGTTATGAAAAATATAAGATGGGTATCGGGCTTGCCTGGCGTCATATGACGCAGTGGGCAAAACAATATGCCATTGTCACCATGACGCTAAAGCCATACAACATTATGTATCGATTGCATCATGATGATGAGGGCGAACTGATTATTATTGATAATCTTGGGTGCGCTAATTTATTTCCTTTGGTGTACTACTCTAAATATTTTGCCCGGTGCCAGTTATCCCGGCGTTTCGTTGATTTTGAGAGGCTGTTGTGTGAACGATATGGCTTAAAAATTTTTCCCGCATTACCCCCTGGGATAACACGTTGA
- a CDS encoding NAD(P)-dependent oxidoreductase — MMNLPKVTVLGLGAMGHAFANNLLKKGFTVAAWNRSPGREDDLVPHGLTFYTQPQQAVADADVIISILSDAEATLSVLAEIAPASKPQAIYCQMGTIGVQETLDAIALLKKIQPTMQFVDAPVSGTKAPAENAQILVLASGEKEKCAAAEQVFAAISRGTQWFGAAGNSQKMKLVLNAWLISMMQGVAESALLAKHLGFSPEQFWRALEGGPLAAPYVKVKLDAIAEHQFAPQMQLVHALKDAKLALALASQGTMPVLDKIADVWQKAVEDGFADQDLSSVYQWLEHQSSHV; from the coding sequence ATGATGAATTTACCAAAAGTTACGGTGTTGGGCCTGGGTGCGATGGGGCATGCATTTGCGAATAACTTGCTGAAAAAAGGTTTTACCGTCGCGGCCTGGAACCGTTCTCCGGGACGAGAGGATGATTTAGTGCCCCATGGTCTAACTTTCTATACTCAGCCTCAGCAGGCGGTGGCGGATGCCGATGTCATTATCAGCATACTGAGCGATGCCGAAGCCACACTATCGGTTCTGGCTGAGATAGCACCGGCCAGCAAGCCTCAGGCCATTTATTGCCAGATGGGGACTATTGGCGTACAGGAAACTCTGGACGCTATTGCTTTGCTAAAAAAGATACAGCCGACGATGCAGTTTGTTGATGCACCAGTTTCCGGAACCAAAGCGCCAGCAGAGAACGCGCAAATTTTGGTTCTTGCCAGTGGAGAGAAAGAGAAGTGTGCCGCCGCTGAGCAGGTTTTTGCGGCTATTTCGCGGGGTACACAGTGGTTTGGCGCTGCGGGTAATAGCCAGAAAATGAAGCTGGTGTTGAATGCGTGGCTTATTTCGATGATGCAAGGGGTGGCCGAAAGCGCGCTGTTAGCGAAGCATCTAGGGTTCAGTCCTGAGCAGTTCTGGCGTGCGCTTGAGGGAGGGCCGCTGGCAGCGCCATACGTCAAAGTAAAGTTAGATGCGATCGCGGAACATCAGTTTGCGCCGCAAATGCAGCTCGTTCATGCGTTGAAAGATGCGAAGCTAGCGCTAGCGCTGGCATCCCAAGGGACAATGCCGGTACTGGATAAAATTGCCGATGTTTGGCAAAAGGCCGTAGAGGATGGGTTTGCTGATCAAGACCTGTCATCGGTTTACCAGTGGCTGGAACATCAGTCATCGCACGTTTAA
- a CDS encoding YhfG family protein: MRYEMAVLAALVQEDSPNTHSIVNATGISERKVQDVLNTLQSTMDISISREKNGKRQALSISSWGVFGDGERLIEKLKNTDLSIFRQHRKITTKASSDKTRSPRMVTLEEKRDYYNQVKLKNYRDSMRLEGFSVEDTPLPADKQEREALRKNLIAMYKASGYV, encoded by the coding sequence ATGCGCTATGAAATGGCGGTACTCGCGGCTCTGGTACAAGAGGATTCTCCTAATACGCACTCTATCGTCAACGCTACAGGTATCTCTGAAAGAAAAGTACAGGACGTGTTAAACACGCTCCAGTCAACGATGGATATCAGCATATCACGCGAGAAAAATGGCAAACGGCAAGCCTTGTCTATCTCGTCATGGGGCGTGTTTGGCGACGGGGAACGATTGATCGAGAAATTGAAAAATACCGATTTGTCGATATTTAGACAGCACCGGAAAATCACGACAAAAGCATCGTCAGACAAAACGCGATCCCCACGTATGGTGACGCTGGAAGAAAAGCGTGATTACTACAATCAGGTGAAACTCAAAAACTATCGGGACAGTATGCGTCTTGAAGGATTTAGCGTTGAGGATACGCCACTTCCCGCAGACAAGCAGGAAAGGGAAGCGCTGAGAAAAAATCTGATAGCCATGTATAAGGCGAGTGGTTATGTCTGA
- a CDS encoding putative adenosine monophosphate-protein transferase Fic translates to MSDKYGSGQDPYTYPDSDVLINKLGINDDSQFDDAERQLSELAVLDIEFEEPPYDLHYWCGLHGKIFGDLFDWAGDIRRIDISKGQTRFCTVSRIAIEANKIFTQLSNDDFLQGLERPALITQLTEYYSDLNVIHPFREGNGRSQRLLFEHMIINCGYGVSFENIGVQEWLAANVAGYHGNIRPLADIFEKSIL, encoded by the coding sequence ATGTCTGATAAATACGGCTCAGGGCAAGATCCTTATACCTACCCCGATAGCGATGTTCTGATCAATAAGCTCGGCATCAACGATGACAGCCAATTCGACGATGCGGAGCGTCAACTATCCGAACTGGCTGTTCTCGATATTGAATTTGAAGAACCGCCTTACGATCTGCATTATTGGTGTGGTCTGCACGGGAAAATATTCGGGGATTTATTCGATTGGGCAGGAGATATACGGCGTATCGATATTTCTAAAGGTCAAACACGTTTCTGCACCGTATCCCGTATTGCAATTGAAGCCAATAAAATTTTTACGCAGCTATCCAATGATGATTTTTTACAAGGTCTTGAACGTCCAGCGCTAATAACTCAGTTAACAGAATATTATTCAGATTTGAATGTAATTCACCCTTTTCGGGAAGGCAATGGACGTTCTCAGCGTTTATTGTTCGAGCATATGATTATCAATTGTGGCTATGGTGTCTCTTTTGAAAATATCGGCGTTCAGGAATGGTTAGCGGCTAACGTGGCCGGATACCATGGCAATATTCGACCATTAGCCGATATTTTTGAGAAAAGTATTCTCTGA
- a CDS encoding BrnA antitoxin family protein, which translates to MVNRKQQIDRLSNMADKDIDYSDAPELSDAVWNNAVRGKFYKSVKVQKTVRIDADVLHWLESEGPGYQTRLNNILRREMEKALRS; encoded by the coding sequence ATGGTAAATCGTAAACAACAAATTGATCGCCTTAGCAACATGGCGGATAAAGATATCGATTACAGCGACGCGCCAGAACTGTCTGACGCGGTTTGGAACAACGCGGTACGTGGTAAATTCTACAAGTCGGTAAAAGTACAGAAAACGGTACGTATTGACGCAGATGTACTGCACTGGCTTGAAAGTGAAGGTCCGGGCTATCAGACACGGTTAAATAATATTCTGCGCCGGGAAATGGAAAAGGCATTGCGTTCCTGA
- a CDS encoding type II toxin-antitoxin system YafO family toxin, giving the protein MSIRIFKSALIRKQLSQQELDDLAADFLSYKKDGVLPDTFGRDAPYDDDRTYPLVKEEQVAHIHLADADAPFPKFLRQFKRTSDQAHLVYCQGAMDPDAYLLIIILKPEAHKMARNNNHMHKIGMMAEAFRMKH; this is encoded by the coding sequence ATGAGTATCAGGATTTTCAAGTCAGCACTGATCCGTAAGCAATTGAGCCAACAAGAGCTTGATGATTTGGCGGCGGATTTTCTTTCCTACAAAAAGGATGGCGTGTTGCCAGATACCTTTGGTCGTGATGCACCCTATGATGATGACCGCACCTATCCCTTGGTAAAAGAAGAACAAGTGGCCCACATTCATCTTGCCGATGCGGATGCCCCTTTCCCGAAGTTTTTACGACAGTTCAAACGAACCAGCGATCAGGCGCATTTGGTATACTGCCAAGGTGCGATGGATCCCGATGCCTACCTGCTGATTATCATCCTTAAACCCGAAGCACATAAAATGGCACGCAACAATAACCATATGCATAAGATCGGGATGATGGCAGAAGCGTTCAGGATGAAGCATTAA
- the yafN gene encoding type I toxin-antitoxin system antitoxin YafN, which produces MERILAEKSINITELRKNPAKYFIDEPVAVLSNNRPAGYMVSAKVFEELIDLLEEKQGRVHTAARFRPSAERLSDIADSGQKLLQNASDKDLTEFTE; this is translated from the coding sequence ATGGAACGCATCCTCGCAGAAAAATCTATCAACATCACCGAGTTAAGAAAGAACCCGGCGAAATATTTTATTGATGAACCGGTTGCCGTTCTCTCCAACAACCGTCCCGCTGGCTACATGGTCAGTGCTAAGGTGTTTGAAGAGCTGATCGATCTGTTGGAAGAGAAGCAAGGCAGGGTTCATACCGCTGCGCGGTTCAGGCCATCTGCTGAACGTTTAAGCGATATTGCGGATAGCGGGCAGAAACTGCTGCAAAACGCCTCCGACAAGGATCTGACCGAGTTCACGGAATGA
- a CDS encoding DUF6392 family protein, with protein MSVNVEALINSLGKTYQEIFDSGLLPYKTKPTGFSGSSSISLDMAKEGIYLSFNRNDRVLNEITLIMSNKKIGYYFPNKLPNPLKNTMSRSWVQEQFGEPFKSLPPRKRLKKDIGYTDLYYLKNYSIPVSMQIDYDINEKVEAITYLPTSMVRW; from the coding sequence ATGTCTGTAAATGTAGAAGCATTAATCAATAGTTTGGGGAAAACTTATCAGGAAATATTTGATTCGGGTTTGCTCCCTTACAAAACCAAGCCGACAGGTTTTTCTGGCAGCTCTAGTATCAGTTTGGATATGGCAAAAGAAGGTATATATCTCTCTTTTAATAGAAATGATCGGGTTCTGAATGAAATTACTTTGATAATGTCAAATAAAAAAATAGGTTATTATTTTCCAAATAAACTACCTAATCCACTAAAAAACACGATGTCAAGAAGTTGGGTTCAGGAGCAGTTTGGCGAACCTTTTAAATCTCTGCCGCCAAGGAAGAGACTAAAAAAAGATATTGGCTATACAGATCTTTACTATTTAAAAAACTATAGCATTCCGGTGAGTATGCAGATAGATTATGATATTAATGAAAAAGTTGAAGCGATAACATATTTACCTACTTCAATGGTTAGATGGTGA
- a CDS encoding shufflon system plasmid conjugative transfer pilus tip adhesin PilV, with the protein MIKHKKGFSLLEITLVLGIGTAMAFMKFQDMKSDQEKVMANTVGSQMKQMGEAVNRYVSIRYDKLSTLTSSSSQTSDPGPRTCSANGCEITYQTLVNEGLLPAGYTGVNMQKSSYKILLKRAGTAPNYVINGLVITTKPWLEGNRIRYDLLGRAMQAAGIDSGMTQSATVASGTGGQWTENQSNYAGINATGLLAYRVGYDSSMYSVYLRRDGTLPMTGDLNMGGNDINHVKDMTASGTVSASNVIASNSITGKQGMINDYLGVGLSQSRYKKEKTGPAAFYGNYTLEVNGNQVNFGNIVSTENIVSGKDFIGRNGNGDLFYLGGYDADDYELRVGSDKPLTIYRMGGEKNNELRLRVLGRQEVWGDLHVRSQYGRDTEGNIVASGNISAAGTVSGQYLQPISISIPGEGCIDPGAISKDSAEKVLSCVSGEWKSMAGGLQEYNGQSCPEGLQIFAYYAYYAYIRESWTVSNHTNSRYYTGWVTASQLNKVSYYVTNNNKDSEASHEYHPFEIWGETTKVKCG; encoded by the coding sequence ATGATTAAACATAAAAAAGGGTTTTCCCTATTGGAAATCACATTAGTGTTAGGTATCGGCACAGCAATGGCATTTATGAAATTTCAGGACATGAAAAGCGATCAAGAGAAAGTAATGGCGAATACTGTAGGTTCACAGATGAAACAAATGGGAGAAGCCGTAAATCGTTATGTCAGCATTCGCTATGACAAGCTTTCAACATTAACTTCAAGCAGCAGCCAGACCAGCGATCCGGGACCAAGAACCTGTTCGGCTAATGGCTGTGAAATTACCTATCAGACGTTAGTCAATGAGGGGCTATTGCCTGCGGGGTATACTGGCGTCAACATGCAAAAATCCTCTTATAAGATTCTGTTAAAACGCGCTGGCACTGCACCTAACTACGTTATTAACGGGCTTGTTATCACAACAAAGCCGTGGTTAGAAGGAAATCGTATTCGCTATGACTTGTTAGGCCGTGCTATGCAAGCGGCAGGTATTGACAGCGGTATGACGCAATCCGCAACGGTGGCATCAGGTACGGGGGGACAATGGACTGAGAATCAAAGTAACTATGCCGGGATAAATGCGACGGGGTTGTTGGCCTACCGAGTAGGCTATGATTCCTCAATGTATTCAGTTTACCTGCGTCGTGATGGGACGCTTCCTATGACAGGGGATCTGAATATGGGCGGTAATGATATTAACCATGTTAAAGATATGACCGCATCAGGAACGGTGTCGGCGTCCAATGTGATTGCATCAAACTCGATAACCGGGAAACAAGGAATGATAAATGACTACCTTGGTGTGGGCTTATCTCAAAGCCGATATAAAAAAGAAAAAACAGGACCTGCGGCCTTTTATGGCAATTACACGCTTGAAGTGAATGGCAATCAGGTTAATTTTGGCAATATCGTGTCAACAGAAAATATTGTTTCGGGAAAAGACTTTATTGGACGTAATGGTAATGGTGATCTATTTTATTTGGGCGGATATGACGCGGATGATTATGAGTTGCGTGTTGGATCTGACAAACCCCTGACGATATACCGTATGGGTGGAGAAAAAAACAATGAGCTTCGCCTGCGTGTTTTGGGTCGCCAAGAAGTTTGGGGAGATTTACATGTCCGCTCACAGTATGGCAGAGATACCGAGGGTAATATTGTCGCATCAGGTAATATTTCAGCAGCAGGAACGGTTTCGGGTCAATATTTACAACCAATATCAATATCAATTCCGGGTGAGGGGTGTATTGATCCGGGAGCAATAAGTAAAGATAGTGCCGAGAAGGTATTGTCTTGTGTAAGCGGAGAATGGAAATCTATGGCCGGAGGTTTACAGGAATACAATGGTCAGTCATGCCCAGAAGGATTGCAGATTTTTGCATATTATGCATATTATGCATATATCCGTGAATCTTGGACTGTAAGTAATCATACAAATTCTCGTTACTACACTGGATGGGTTACCGCTAGTCAACTGAACAAAGTTAGCTATTATGTTACGAATAATAATAAGGATAGTGAGGCAAGCCATGAATACCATCCTTTCGAAATATGGGGAGAGACTACAAAAGTTAAATGTGGATAA
- a CDS encoding type 4 pilus major pilin has product MILLKKRKSKKGFSLLELLLVLGIIAALVVAAFIVYPKVQSSQRATAESNNIATIQAGVKSLYTAVSSYSGLNETVAVQAKIFPDNMLVSGKPVNAFKGNVLLGTSTDSPSGVANSAFTITYIGVPASECTKIVSGVGANFYSVAIGTGSAALSTGNIRKANSDMNMATVASACQSGGNSNTLTFTSL; this is encoded by the coding sequence ATGATCTTGTTGAAAAAAAGAAAAAGTAAAAAAGGGTTTTCGTTACTCGAACTGCTCTTAGTGCTTGGTATTATCGCCGCGTTAGTGGTAGCGGCATTTATTGTTTATCCAAAGGTGCAGTCCTCACAAAGGGCAACAGCAGAAAGTAATAACATTGCAACGATTCAGGCTGGAGTGAAATCCCTTTATACTGCGGTGTCCAGCTATTCAGGATTAAATGAAACCGTCGCGGTTCAGGCAAAGATTTTCCCTGATAATATGTTAGTCAGTGGTAAGCCTGTGAATGCCTTCAAAGGAAATGTTTTATTGGGTACGTCAACCGACAGTCCTTCCGGTGTGGCTAATTCCGCTTTTACCATTACGTATATTGGGGTTCCTGCATCGGAATGCACCAAGATTGTTTCCGGCGTTGGCGCTAACTTTTATAGCGTAGCCATTGGCACAGGTAGCGCTGCATTGTCCACAGGAAATATCAGAAAAGCCAATAGCGATATGAATATGGCGACAGTGGCATCAGCTTGTCAGTCGGGTGGAAACAGCAATACACTTACCTTTACATCATTATAA
- a CDS encoding H-NS family nucleoid-associated regulatory protein, whose translation MNETLKLLNNIRTLRAQARETDLATLEEMLEKLTVIVEDRREEEAKTQQEQAERLAKIEALRAQLLEDGIDPAELLGSVSATKSAKSKRAPRPAKYKYVDENGNEKLWTGQGRTPKAIAAALEGGKTLEDFEIK comes from the coding sequence ATGAATGAAACACTGAAATTATTAAACAATATTCGTACTCTGCGTGCTCAGGCACGAGAAACCGATCTGGCAACACTGGAAGAAATGCTGGAAAAACTCACCGTTATTGTTGAAGATCGTCGGGAAGAAGAAGCCAAAACCCAACAAGAACAGGCTGAACGTCTGGCAAAAATTGAAGCCCTTCGTGCTCAGCTACTGGAAGACGGTATCGATCCGGCTGAATTGCTTGGTTCTGTTTCTGCCACCAAGTCAGCGAAATCTAAACGTGCTCCTCGTCCCGCTAAATATAAATACGTTGATGAAAACGGCAATGAAAAGTTATGGACAGGTCAGGGCCGTACACCAAAAGCTATCGCCGCTGCGCTTGAAGGCGGTAAGACCTTGGAAGATTTCGAGATCAAATAA
- a CDS encoding Txe/YoeB family addiction module toxin, whose translation MKLLWTENAWQDYLYWQENDPGMVTKINDLIKDTKRSPFKGLGKPEPLKGDISGFWSRRISGEHRFVYRVSGKGEAQQLDVVQCRFHYK comes from the coding sequence ATGAAACTGCTATGGACAGAGAATGCTTGGCAGGACTATTTATACTGGCAGGAAAATGATCCCGGTATGGTCACAAAAATCAACGATCTGATTAAGGATACCAAACGGTCGCCCTTCAAAGGATTAGGGAAACCAGAACCCCTTAAAGGTGACATCTCAGGCTTTTGGTCGCGACGGATATCCGGTGAACATCGTTTTGTCTACCGTGTGTCGGGAAAAGGCGAGGCTCAGCAACTGGATGTTGTTCAATGCCGGTTCCATTATAAATAG
- a CDS encoding type II toxin-antitoxin system Phd/YefM family antitoxin produces the protein MAHVRLTEFRQNIAAHFDEVISSRAPLLVTRQGSEAMVMLAEGEYESILETLHLLSTPANTDRLRESIKQLGDGKVVERDPTL, from the coding sequence ATGGCACACGTTCGTTTGACCGAATTCCGCCAGAACATTGCCGCCCATTTTGATGAAGTTATCTCATCAAGAGCGCCGTTGCTGGTTACACGCCAAGGGTCAGAAGCAATGGTCATGCTGGCTGAAGGTGAATACGAATCCATTTTGGAAACGCTGCACTTGCTTTCAACTCCGGCAAACACGGATCGGCTACGTGAGAGCATTAAGCAGCTTGGTGACGGGAAAGTGGTAGAGAGGGATCCGACTCTCTGA
- a CDS encoding IS256 family transposase, protein MDEKKLKALAAELAKGLKTEADLNAFSRMLTKLTVETALNAELTEHLGHEKNAPKSGSNTRNGYSSKTLLCDDGELEINTPRDRESTFEPQLIKKNQTRITQMDSQILSLYAKGMTTREIVATFKEMYDADVSPTLISKVTDAVKEQVTAWQNRPLDSLYPIVYLDCIVVKVRDGGSVINKAVFLALGINTDGQKELLGMWLAENEGAKFWLNVLTELKNRGLKDILIACVDGLKGFPEAINSVYPQTHIQLCIIHMVRNSLKYVSWKDYKAVTSGLKAVYQAPTEEAALMALDKFSGIWDEKYPQISKSWRTHWENLNTFFGYPPDIRKAIYTTNAIESLNSVIRQAIKKRKVFPTDDSVRKVIYLAIESASKKWSMPIQNWRLAMSRFIIEFGDRLSDHL, encoded by the coding sequence ATGGACGAAAAGAAACTCAAAGCACTCGCTGCTGAACTGGCTAAAGGCCTTAAAACCGAAGCTGACCTGAATGCGTTTTCTCGTATGCTGACAAAGCTTACCGTCGAAACAGCACTCAATGCTGAGTTAACCGAGCACCTCGGGCACGAGAAAAATGCCCCAAAATCAGGCTCGAATACCCGCAACGGCTATTCATCTAAAACCCTGCTGTGCGATGACGGCGAGCTTGAAATCAACACGCCACGTGACCGTGAAAGCACCTTTGAACCGCAGTTAATAAAGAAAAATCAGACTCGCATCACGCAGATGGACAGCCAGATTTTATCCCTCTATGCCAAGGGCATGACCACGCGGGAAATTGTCGCCACGTTCAAAGAAATGTACGATGCCGATGTCTCTCCCACGCTGATATCTAAAGTGACCGACGCCGTTAAAGAGCAGGTTACTGCATGGCAAAACCGTCCGTTAGACTCACTGTATCCCATTGTTTATCTTGACTGTATTGTGGTGAAAGTTCGTGATGGCGGCAGTGTCATCAATAAAGCGGTGTTCCTTGCGCTGGGCATCAACACCGACGGTCAGAAAGAACTGCTGGGCATGTGGCTGGCGGAAAATGAAGGGGCGAAGTTCTGGTTGAACGTGCTGACAGAGCTTAAGAACCGGGGGCTTAAGGACATTCTCATTGCCTGCGTGGACGGTCTGAAGGGCTTCCCGGAGGCCATCAACAGCGTCTATCCGCAGACCCATATTCAGTTATGCATTATCCATATGGTACGCAATAGTCTGAAATACGTCTCATGGAAGGATTACAAAGCAGTCACCAGCGGGTTGAAAGCCGTGTATCAGGCACCGACAGAGGAAGCGGCGCTGATGGCGCTGGACAAATTCTCCGGCATCTGGGATGAGAAATACCCGCAAATCAGTAAGAGTTGGCGCACGCACTGGGAAAATCTCAATACATTCTTTGGCTACCCGCCCGATATCCGTAAGGCCATCTACACGACGAATGCCATCGAATCGTTGAACAGCGTCATCCGTCAGGCGATAAAGAAACGCAAAGTGTTCCCAACGGACGATTCGGTGCGGAAAGTGATTTATCTGGCGATCGAGTCGGCCTCGAAAAAATGGAGCATGCCGATACAGAACTGGCGGCTGGCGATGAGCCGTTTTATTATCGAGTTCGGTGACCGCCTGAGCGATCACCTTTAA
- a CDS encoding DNA-binding protein, translating to MIDEFHVMFMYKKIQVEAATTDIKTLNQLLKKFRKVVEERREEYYQEIGENKVRKLRMKRMQKIREQMIRDRILPEDLIDW from the coding sequence ATGATTGATGAGTTCCACGTTATGTTTATGTATAAAAAAATTCAAGTTGAAGCCGCTACTACTGATATCAAAACACTGAATCAGCTTTTGAAGAAGTTCCGAAAAGTGGTAGAAGAGCGGCGTGAGGAGTATTATCAGGAGATTGGTGAAAATAAGGTGCGTAAGCTAAGGATGAAGAGAATGCAAAAAATACGTGAGCAAATGATACGCGACAGGATTTTACCAGAGGATCTCATTGACTGGTAA
- a CDS encoding helix-turn-helix transcriptional regulator, with the protein MTTRRLIRLPEVMNKTGYSKAWIYRLISRGVFPEPIKIRIRARAFVESEIDEWIEKIIQLSRKHAD; encoded by the coding sequence ATGACAACAAGAAGACTTATTCGCCTGCCGGAAGTGATGAATAAAACAGGATATAGCAAAGCATGGATTTATCGACTTATTAGCAGGGGCGTATTCCCAGAACCGATAAAGATTAGAATAAGAGCCAGAGCTTTTGTTGAAAGTGAAATCGATGAATGGATTGAAAAGATTATTCAGTTATCACGTAAACATGCTGATTAA